In Mugil cephalus isolate CIBA_MC_2020 chromosome 20, CIBA_Mcephalus_1.1, whole genome shotgun sequence, the following are encoded in one genomic region:
- the tbc1d16 gene encoding TBC1 domain family member 16 yields the protein MSLGRLLRRASSKASDLLTFNPGAGGSLVRSGLDGEIIFSKNNVCVHPAEPLPGLAEHHPGYLCVHVEKDESLGTTLILTWVPNSRIQRQDEEALRYITPESSPVRRNTRRRGRRPHSRPPAAQEEDEDEERNITSSASAESQSSLAAEAAADPSSHQQPLPSAGEEGDEGSCELSDEVSRDSTMGSDSDTFSSPFCLSPVSEALCESSGSVFLDNESRELCEESMNHSVSSASSLDSHAPSEIGGQAQGMRWEEQQKVLALEQLCGVFRVDLGHMRSLRLFFSDEACTSGQLVIASRESQYKILHFHHAGLDKLAEVFQQWKCCRETQLKDQVSDEKSCMQFSIQRPTLPSAEAHPEERLYRRLDVTTWLRHLNHSGQVEEEYKLRKAIFFGGIDPSIRGEVWPFLLHYYSYDSTSQEREAWRLQKRSHYHDIQQRRLSMSPEEHSEFWRKVQFTVDKDVVRTDRSNNFFRGENNPNVEIMRRILLNYAVFNPDMGYCQGMSDLVAPLLTEIQDESDTFWCFVGLMENTIFISSPRDEDMERQLMYLRELLRLMLPRFHQHLTRLGEDGLQLLFCHRWILLCFKREFPDTEALRMWEACWAHYQTDYFHLFLCVAIIVLYGEDVTEQLLATDQMLLHFSNLSMHMNGELVLRKARSLLYQFRLLPRIPCSLHDLCKLCGPGMWDSRYIPTVECSGEHSDSQSCPYGGTSVPQASSPSPSSTPTPSPNPTPTPPPEGKRGSKTRDIFTFRKQS from the exons ATGTCTCTGGGTCGGCTCCTGCGGCGTGCCTCGTCCAAGGCGTCCGACCTCCTGACCTTTAACCCCGGGGCGGGTGGCTCACTGGTACGCTCGGGCCTGGACGGCGAGATCATCTTCTCCAAAAACAATGTCTGCGTGCACCCTGCGGAACCCCTGCCCGGCTTGGCCGAGCACCACCCAG GCTACCTGTGTGTGCACGTTGAGAAGGACGAGAGCCTGGGGACCACTCTGATCCTGACCTGGGTGCCCAACTCCCGCATCCAGAGGCAGGACGAGGAGGCACTGCGATACATCACTCCGGAGAGCTCCCCCGTACGAAGGAACACCCGCCGCAGAGGCCGAAG ACCGCACTCCCGCCCCCCGGCGGcccaggaagaagatgaggacgAGGAGAGGAACATCACCAGTAGCGCCTCGGCGGAGAGCCAGTCCAGCCTGGCGGCGGAGGCTGCAGCGGACCCCTCCTCACACCAGCAACCGCTTCCCTCAGCCGGGGAGGAGGGCGACGAGGGATCCTGCGAGCTGTCGGACGAAGTGAGCCGCGACAGCACCATGGGCTCGGACTCGGACACCTTCTCCTCCCCTTTCTGCTTGTCCCCCGTCAGTGAGGCCCTCTGCGAAAGCAGCGGATCCGTCTTCCTGGACAACGAAAGCAG ggaGTTGTGCGAGGAGTCCATGAACCACTCGGTGAGCTCCGCCTCGAGCCTGGACAGCCACGCTCCCTCCGAGATCGGCGGCCAGGCGCAGGGCATGCGGTGGGAGGAACAGCAGAAGGTTCTGGCCCTGGAGCAGTTGTGCGGCGTCTTCAGGGTTGACCTGGGTCACATGAGGTCACTGAGACTCTTCTTCAG TGACGAGGCGTGTACTAGCGGCCAGCTGGTGATAGCCAGCAGAGAGAGCCAGTATAAGATCCTCCATTTCCACCACGCCGGCCTGGACAAGCTGGCCGAGGTCTTCCAGCAGTGGAAGTGCTGCAGAGAAACTCAGCTCAAAGACCAG GTGTCAGATGAGAAGTCCTGCATGCAGTTCTCCATCCAGAGGCCCACCCTGCCTTCAGCCGAGGCCCACCCGGAGGAGAGGCTTTATCGCCGGCTCGATGTCACCACCTGGCTCCGTCACCTCAACCACAGtggacaggtggaggaggagtacAAGCTGCGCAAG GCCATCTTTTTTGGTGGTATCGACCCCTCCATCCGTGGCGAGGTTTGGCCCTTCCTGCTGCACTACTACAGCTACGACTCAACCTCCCAAGAGAGGGAGGCCTGGAGACTGCAGAAGCGATCACACTATCATGACATCCAGCAGAGGAG ATTGTCCATGAGCCCAGAGGAGCACAGCGAGTTCTGGAGGAAGGTCCAGTTCACGGTGGACAAAGATGTGGTGAGAACGGATCGCAGCAACAACTTCTTCAGAGGAGAGAACAACCCCAATGTGGAGATCATGAG GCGAATTCTGCTCAACTATGCAGTGTTTAATCCCGACATGGGCTACTGCCAAGGTATGTCTGACCTGGTGGCCCCTCTGCTCACCGAGATCCAGGATGAAAGCGACACCTTCTGGTGCTTCGTCGGCCTCATGGAGAACACCATCTTCATCAGCTCCCCGCGTGATGAAGACATGGAGAGGCAGCTG ATGTATCTGCGGGAGCTGCTGCGTCTCATGTTGCCCCGCTTCCACCAGCACCTGACCAGGCTCGGGGAGGATGGCCTCCAGCTGCTCTTCTGCCATCGCTGGATCCTGCTCTGCTTTAAACGAGAGTTCCCTGATACGGAGGCACTGCGCATGTGGGAGGCCTGCTGGGCACACTACCAG ACGGACTACTTCCACCTATTCCTGTGTGTTGCCATCATTGTTCTCTATGGGGAGGACGTGACGGAACAACTGCTCGCTACCGACCAAATGTTGCTCCACTTCAGCAACCTCTCCATGCACATGAATGGAGAACTGGTGCTACGCAAG GCCCGCAGTCTTCTCTACCAGTTCCGCCTCCTACCCAGGATCCCATGCAGCCTACACGACCTTTGTAAACTGTGTGGCCCGGGGATGTGGGACAGCCGCTACATCCCCACTGTGGAGTGTTCAGGTGAACACTCGGACTCACAGAGTTGCCCCTATGGAGGCACCTCCGTCCCCCAGGCCTCCTCGCCCTCGCCGTCATCCACACCCACGCCCTCACCTAACCCTACCCCTACACCTCCACCGGAGGGCAAGAGAGGCTCCAAAACACGGGACATTTTCACCTTCCGGAAACAGTCTTGA